Proteins encoded by one window of Leptospira bouyouniensis:
- a CDS encoding DUF6602 domain-containing protein, which translates to MTLPIQNKLKEFFKAKHGELMALSKQAITGNSNINGNHRELIIDRYLREILPKRFDIGSGIVHGMISESSQSDVVIWDSHNYPSIKMQGNSIYFTESVRACVEVKTNFNQDELSDLKLKTDKLRETNIAKHYHPTIKEELQRIEQSIYELQSGIVQSGMLIIPDRSASIGFFFNGGKKYSIDKLTKEEIEVLDDDWPDLIILLEAGVVIFKYIEEKNVIINGEERIIDTPYLKQINCGEDSLLLFTAKLLSLLSERVVNIENYSYFEDYTAGIFNSLPSIKIEYPIKRFLPGTRYL; encoded by the coding sequence ATGACTCTACCAATTCAAAACAAATTAAAAGAATTTTTTAAAGCAAAGCATGGTGAGCTAATGGCTCTATCAAAGCAAGCAATTACAGGCAATTCTAATATCAATGGAAACCACCGTGAACTAATAATCGATCGGTATTTAAGAGAAATTTTACCAAAAAGATTTGATATAGGATCAGGCATTGTACACGGAATGATATCCGAATCCTCACAATCGGATGTTGTAATCTGGGATTCTCATAATTATCCCTCTATTAAAATGCAAGGGAATAGCATTTATTTTACGGAATCTGTTCGAGCTTGTGTTGAAGTTAAAACAAATTTTAACCAAGATGAGTTAAGCGATCTAAAATTAAAAACAGATAAACTTAGAGAAACGAATATTGCCAAACACTACCATCCAACCATAAAAGAAGAACTACAACGAATCGAACAAAGTATCTACGAATTGCAGTCAGGTATTGTACAATCGGGTATGTTAATAATTCCAGATAGATCAGCAAGTATCGGCTTCTTTTTTAACGGAGGAAAAAAATATTCCATTGATAAGTTAACGAAGGAAGAAATTGAAGTCCTAGATGACGATTGGCCAGATCTTATTATTTTACTTGAAGCTGGAGTAGTTATATTTAAATACATAGAAGAAAAAAATGTAATAATAAATGGGGAAGAAAGAATAATAGATACTCCATATCTAAAACAAATAAATTGTGGAGAAGATAGTCTTCTTTTATTTACCGCAAAACTTCTGTCACTATTATCCGAAAGAGTAGTAAATATTGAAAATTATTCATATTTCGAAGACTACACCGCAGGAATATTTAATTCTTTACCTAGTATAAAAATAGAATACCCTATAAAAAGATTTTTACCAGGAACAAGATATCTATAA
- a CDS encoding DUF3806 domain-containing protein, producing MPQPIYKDKNIAIFNPSNEEKEQLNYLRHEAIKFIKEKTKKEISKPISIELLQDAINLTNKNTNEYILYGFGVLLGDYFVEKHKMKWITIEDEYGKDLVISIEKTLYYIGVITIISKIIENNEKIDVQYLISQIEKHMKENLKDYKTF from the coding sequence ATGCCTCAGCCTATTTATAAAGATAAAAATATCGCAATTTTCAATCCTTCTAACGAAGAAAAAGAGCAATTAAATTACTTAAGACATGAAGCAATCAAATTCATAAAAGAGAAAACTAAAAAGGAAATTTCGAAACCAATATCTATAGAATTGTTACAGGATGCTATCAATCTGACAAATAAAAATACTAATGAATATATTTTATATGGATTTGGAGTTTTACTTGGAGATTATTTTGTTGAAAAACACAAAATGAAATGGATTACCATAGAAGATGAATATGGAAAAGATTTAGTTATTTCTATAGAGAAAACATTATACTATATTGGTGTAATTACTATAATTTCAAAAATAATTGAAAATAATGAAAAAATTGATGTTCAGTATCTAATCTCACAAATTGAAAAACATATGAAAGAGAATTTGAAAGATTACAAAACCTTTTAA
- a CDS encoding SDR family oxidoreductase, whose amino-acid sequence MKNVIVVIGAGSIGQAVARRVSYGKHVLLADLKIENADAAAEVMRNAGFDVSTSIVDVSSRNSIRALVQKSSEIGNITGVIHAAGVSPSQATPETILKVDLYGTALVLEEFGNVIALGGSCVVISSQSGHRLPALSPELNQALAITPADELLDLPMLQLDLITDPLYAYQISKRGNSLRVMAEAVRWSKRGARVNTISPGIIYTPLARDELKGPRGDGYRHMIELSAAGRAGTPDEVGAVGALLMGPEGTFITGSDFLMDGGVTASYWYGELAPNK is encoded by the coding sequence ATGAAAAATGTAATTGTAGTTATTGGTGCAGGATCGATTGGCCAGGCTGTCGCCCGACGGGTTAGCTATGGTAAACATGTATTGTTGGCTGATTTGAAAATAGAAAATGCTGATGCGGCAGCTGAAGTAATGCGGAATGCAGGGTTTGATGTAAGCACATCAATAGTCGACGTATCCTCCCGCAATTCAATTCGCGCTCTCGTCCAGAAATCTTCTGAAATTGGAAATATTACAGGCGTTATACACGCGGCTGGAGTTTCACCGTCTCAGGCAACGCCTGAGACGATTTTAAAAGTTGATTTGTATGGTACAGCCTTAGTGTTGGAAGAATTCGGAAATGTCATCGCACTAGGCGGATCTTGCGTGGTTATCTCTTCACAATCAGGGCATCGCCTGCCGGCACTTTCGCCTGAACTAAACCAAGCACTGGCTATTACACCCGCCGATGAATTACTGGATCTTCCCATGCTCCAATTGGATTTGATAACTGATCCACTCTATGCTTACCAAATCTCAAAACGCGGAAACTCGTTGAGAGTAATGGCCGAAGCAGTGCGTTGGAGTAAACGCGGCGCAAGAGTCAATACGATTAGTCCTGGAATAATTTACACTCCACTTGCTCGAGATGAACTTAAAGGTCCACGCGGTGATGGATATCGTCATATGATCGAGCTATCCGCGGCTGGACGTGCTGGTACCCCTGATGAGGTCGGCGCAGTTGGTGCCTTATTGATGGGACCTGAAGGAACATTTATCACTGGCAGTGACTTTCTTATGGATGGTGGAGTGACTGCTTCTTACTGGTATGGTGAACTCGCACCGAATAAATGA
- a CDS encoding UvrD-helicase domain-containing protein, with translation MPSNKYIHISSAGSGKTTYLVNNAINEKERKGLITTYTTENLNEIQKKFIKKNQCIPKNIEIMSWYSFLIRECARPYQNFLYEKNRIESLFFVEGKSALYANKSNVEKYFFFDGKYIYSDKISEFIIEINKKSNGLVIQRLEQQYDFLCIDEIQDLAGYDLDFIELLLESNIEIHFVGDPRQGVFSTNNSAKYKKFRGESIVDLFKDWETTGKCQIIDRNFSYRCHETICQFADNLYPNYPKTKSKLEEIVEHTGIFFLKLADLEVYLKKYNPVVLRYSKSTKFLHGNALNFGSVKGLTFERVLILPNGPINDFLKLGKIEKLATSTKSKLYVAITRAKFSVAFLYENKSDLINITQYQNIP, from the coding sequence ATGCCTTCCAATAAGTATATTCATATCTCTTCCGCTGGCTCTGGTAAGACAACTTACTTAGTTAATAACGCAATAAATGAAAAAGAGAGAAAGGGATTAATTACCACTTATACTACAGAAAATTTAAATGAAATTCAAAAGAAATTTATCAAAAAGAATCAATGCATTCCCAAAAACATTGAAATAATGAGTTGGTATTCATTTTTAATAAGAGAATGTGCCAGACCTTATCAAAATTTCTTATATGAAAAAAACAGAATAGAGTCTCTATTTTTTGTAGAAGGTAAATCTGCTCTATATGCAAACAAATCAAACGTAGAAAAATATTTCTTCTTTGACGGAAAATATATCTATAGCGATAAAATTAGTGAATTTATCATTGAAATAAACAAAAAATCGAATGGATTAGTTATTCAACGACTCGAGCAACAATATGATTTTTTATGTATAGATGAAATCCAAGACCTGGCGGGCTATGATCTAGATTTTATTGAATTATTATTAGAATCAAACATTGAAATTCATTTCGTCGGCGATCCTAGACAAGGTGTTTTCAGCACAAACAATTCTGCCAAATATAAAAAATTCAGAGGCGAGAGCATTGTCGACCTTTTTAAGGACTGGGAGACTACTGGAAAATGCCAAATAATTGATCGTAACTTTAGCTATAGATGCCATGAGACTATTTGTCAATTTGCAGATAATTTATATCCAAATTATCCAAAGACTAAATCAAAATTAGAAGAAATAGTAGAGCACACAGGAATATTTTTTCTAAAACTTGCCGATCTCGAAGTATATTTAAAAAAATATAATCCAGTCGTACTCCGATATTCAAAATCAACTAAATTTTTACATGGAAACGCTCTAAACTTTGGAAGTGTCAAAGGACTTACTTTTGAAAGAGTCTTGATATTACCTAATGGTCCCATAAATGATTTTCTAAAACTAGGTAAAATAGAGAAACTTGCTACTTCGACAAAATCTAAGCTTTATGTCGCCATTACACGTGCAAAATTTAGCGTAGCTTTTTTATATGAAAATAAATCAGACTTAATAAATATTACTCAATATCAAAATATTCCTTAA
- a CDS encoding ATP-dependent nuclease, giving the protein MLNQIIIKGYKSLKNCDLSLREGLNIIVGNNDVGKSSLLEAMHLGLTATLNGKLIQNEISPYLFNKEITDQYLNSLPTDNILPPPSIKIEIYFKDFSNLTSLKGTNNSLKLNVPGVALKIEFDQAYSEEYKEYIKDPSQVRTLPTEYYSSQWISFAGNTITHRSQPFGSSFIDASLIKNNSGTDKYLSRLINDKLTTKEKVDLSLAFRKLKEEFAENPKIKEINDELKKLNGEVSDKELSISVDNSAKSSWENGIIPYLADIPFTYTGKGEQSTLKIKVSLENSLTNSFVFLIEEPENHLSYTNMSKLIDYIEKKCKGKQVFITTHSSYVLNKLRLENVILFSQNSHLRLDDIPSDTSDYFEKLPGYETLRLILGRKAILVEGPSDELIVQRAYFDLNNKLPIDDGIDVISVNSLAFKRFLEISQRLKIETVVLTDNDQNIDAIKKKYKAFENFQFIRILFDSDISSPTLEPQLVKVNELDILNKILDKEFSSKDDLIKYMVGNKTDVALRIFKSDRKINYPKYILDAFQ; this is encoded by the coding sequence ATGCTAAATCAAATTATAATCAAAGGTTATAAATCGTTAAAGAATTGTGATCTGAGTCTCAGAGAAGGATTAAATATAATTGTTGGTAATAATGATGTTGGAAAAAGCTCTCTCCTTGAGGCAATGCATCTTGGGTTAACGGCAACGTTAAATGGTAAATTAATTCAAAATGAAATTTCTCCTTATCTATTTAACAAAGAAATTACTGATCAATATCTAAACTCACTGCCTACGGATAACATACTTCCACCACCATCAATTAAAATAGAAATTTATTTCAAGGATTTTTCAAATTTAACAAGTTTAAAAGGGACCAACAATTCTTTAAAATTAAATGTACCTGGAGTAGCTCTCAAAATTGAGTTTGATCAAGCATATTCAGAAGAGTATAAAGAATATATTAAAGATCCTTCCCAGGTAAGGACTTTACCAACTGAGTATTATTCTTCTCAATGGATATCTTTTGCAGGAAACACGATAACTCACCGAAGCCAACCATTTGGATCAAGCTTTATCGACGCCTCATTAATAAAGAACAATAGCGGAACTGACAAATATTTATCGCGACTAATTAATGACAAACTTACTACAAAAGAAAAAGTCGACCTTTCTCTAGCTTTTAGAAAACTAAAAGAGGAATTTGCCGAGAATCCAAAAATTAAAGAAATAAACGATGAGTTGAAAAAATTAAATGGAGAAGTTAGTGACAAAGAATTATCAATTTCTGTTGACAATTCTGCAAAGTCATCTTGGGAGAATGGAATCATTCCATATTTAGCTGATATCCCTTTTACATATACAGGGAAAGGAGAACAAAGTACTTTAAAAATAAAAGTATCACTCGAAAATTCACTCACAAATTCATTCGTTTTTTTGATCGAAGAACCTGAGAATCATTTATCTTATACAAATATGTCAAAGCTTATTGATTATATAGAAAAAAAATGTAAAGGAAAGCAGGTATTCATTACTACTCATAGTAGTTACGTACTTAACAAATTAAGATTAGAAAATGTAATTTTATTTAGTCAAAATTCTCATTTACGACTGGACGATATCCCAAGTGATACTTCAGATTATTTTGAAAAACTACCTGGATATGAGACATTGCGGCTAATCTTAGGTAGAAAAGCAATTTTAGTTGAAGGTCCCTCTGATGAATTAATTGTTCAACGAGCATATTTTGATTTAAATAACAAACTTCCAATTGACGATGGGATCGATGTAATTTCTGTTAACTCCTTAGCATTTAAAAGATTTTTAGAAATCTCTCAAAGATTAAAAATCGAAACTGTAGTATTAACGGACAATGATCAAAACATTGATGCTATTAAGAAAAAGTATAAAGCTTTTGAAAATTTCCAGTTTATAAGGATTCTATTTGATTCAGATATTTCCAGTCCAACTCTCGAGCCACAGCTAGTTAAAGTCAACGAACTAGACATCCTAAATAAAATTTTAGACAAAGAATTCAGTTCAAAAGATGATCTAATAAAATATATGGTAGGTAATAAAACTGATGTCGCACTAAGAATTTTTAAATCCGATAGGAAGATTAATTATCCTAAATATATATTAGATGCCTTCCAATAA